The following is a genomic window from Clostridium fungisolvens.
TACATCTATTGCTGCTCTTAAAGTTATACAAGAAAAAGGAATAAATTTTGATGTAGTTGCTGGGCTTAGCTTAGGTGAATACTCAGCCCATGTTGCGGCAGGAACTATGAGCTTTAATGATGCAGTAACTTTAGTGAAGAAAAGAGGATTCTTTATGCAGGAAGCTGTACCTCTAGGTGTAGGGGCAATGTCTGCAGTACTTGGTATGGATAAAGATGTTCTTAATTCATGTGTTAACGAATGCAAAGAGTTTGGCGTAGTTGAAGTGGCTAATTATAACTGCCCAGACCAAATAGTTATTGCCGGTGAAAAGGATGCTGTTGAAAAGTGCGGTGCTTTACTGGCTGAAAGAGGAGCAAAAAGAGTTATTCCATTAACTGTGAGTGGTCCTTTTCATACATCGATGATGAAGCCAGCAAGTGAAAGATTATTTGGAGAATTGGATAAAATAGAATTAAATGAATTAAGTATTCCACTTATTAGTAATGTTACTGCTGAATATGTAAGTTCAACTACTGATATAAAGCCTTTACTAGTTAAACAAGTAATGAGCTCAGTAAAATGGGAAGATTCTATAAAACTTATGATAAATGATGGTGTAGATACTTTTATAGAGGTTGGACCAGGGCGTGCTCTAAGTGGCTTTGTTAGAAAGATAAGCAGAAATGTAAATATATTTAATGTTGAAGACATTAAATCTTTAGATAAAACTATTGACGGATTAAGCAAGTTAAATTAATAGGAAGGTGTGAATTCATGTTAAAGGGAAAAACTGCAGTAATTACTGGAGGAAGTAGAGGAATAGGAAAAGCTATTGCTATTAAGCTTGCTGAAATGGGAGCTAATATAGTAGTTAACTATAGAAGTAGCTCTATAGACGAAGTTTTAACTGAGATAAAATCATTTGGTGTAAATGCTATAGGTGTGCAATGTGATATATCTAACAGTGAAGACGCTGATAAACTTATAAAGACAGCATTCGCTGAGTTTGGTTCTGTAGATATACTTGTTAACAATGCAGGAATAACTAAAGATGGACTAATAATGAGAATGAAAGATCAAGATTTTGACAGTGTTATAAATACAAATCTTAAAGGTACATTCAATACAATAAGATCAGCATCTTCTATAATGATGAAGCAAAGAAGTGGTAAGATAGTAAACTTGACTTCTGTAGTAGGCATTACTGGAAATGCAGGTCAAGCAAATTATGCTGCATCAAAAGCAGGGGTTATAGGTCTTACTAAATCTGTAGCTAGAGAACTTGCTTCTAGAGGTATAACATGTAATGCGGTAGCACCTGGATTTATAGAAACAGATATGACAGACGCATTATCAGATAAAGTGAAGGAAGCTACACTAAATACAATTCCTTTAAAGAAATTAGGAACTACTGAAGATGTTGCTAATCTTGTAGGATTTTTAGCAAGCGATTTATCAAATTATATTACTGGCCAGGTTATAAATGTTGATGGCGGAATGGTTATGTAAGGATGGTGGAATGATGGAAAGAAGAGTTGTAGTAACGGGAATGGGAGCGATAACTCCTTTAGGAAATAGTGTTGACTCTTTTTGGAATGGTATTAAAGAAGGCGTTTGTGGAGTAAACGAAATAAAAGCTTTTGATACTACTGAACAAAAAGTAAAACTTGCTGCAGAGGTAAAAGATTTTGTCCCTGAAGAATATATAGACAGAAAAGAAGTTAGAAGAATGGATAGATACTGCCAATTTGCATTAGCTGCAGCACAACAAGCAGTAGAAAATTCAAAATTGGATCTTGATAAAGTTAATAAAGAAAGATTAGGAGTTATTGTTGGTTCAGGTATAGGAGGTCTTGCTACCATAGAAGAACAAACTATAAAACTTCATGAAAAAGGACCTACAAGAGTTTCACCATTTTTCATACCTATGTCAATATCAAACATGGCTGCAGGTAATATAGCTATAAGATTTGGTGCAAAGGGAATATGTACTTCAGTAATAACTGCTTGTGCAAGTGCTACTAATTCTATAGGTGAAGCTTTTAGAAACATAAAATTTGGATATAGTGATATAATGATAGCAGGTGGTGCTGAAGCTTCTATAACACCTCTTGGTATAGCAGGATTTGCATCTATGAATGCTTTATCAAAAAATGAGAACCCTAAGAGAGCATCTATTCCTTTCGATAAAGATAGAGAAGGCTTTGTTATGGGAGAAGGTGCAGGAATACTGATCCTTGAAGAATTAGATCATGCACTAGCAAGAGGAGCAAAGATATATGGAGAAGTAGTTGGATATGGAAGCACTTGTGATGCTTATCACATGACTTCACCTTCACCAGAAGGCGAAGGCGCTGCTAGAGCTATGGAACTTGCTATTACAGAGGGAAACATATCTAAAGAAGAAGTAAGCTATATAAATGCTCATGGAACAAGTACTCCTTACAATGATAAATTTGAGACAGTAGCTATAAAGAGATTATTTGGAGAGCAAGCTTATAAAGTACCAGTTAGTTCAACAAAATCAATGACTGGTCATCTTTTAGGAGCAGCTGGAGCAATAGAAGCTATAGTGGCAATTAAGGCAGTAGAAGAAAACTATATACCAGCTACAATTGGTTATGAAAATGTTGATGAAGACTGTGATTTAGATTATGTAGTGAATACAGGAAGAAATCAAGAAGTTAAGTATGTACTTTCAAATTCCTTAGGATTTGGTGGTCATAATGGTGTACTTCTATTTAAAAAATGGACTGAGAGGTAATGTTTTATGGATTATGCTTCAATTAAAGAATTGATTGGAATAATCAATTCTTCTGATCTTACAAACTTCGAAATGGAGTTTGACGGAGTTTCTCTTAAGATGAGTAAAGATAATAATGTGAGTGCTCCAAAAACAACTACAACAAAGGAAATAAAAGCTGTTGAAGCTAGCAAATTAGAATATATATCTGAAAGCAAGACAGAAAAGGTTGTTGAAGAAGTAGAAGTTAAAGGCGGAACGTACGTAAATTCTCCAATAGTAGGAACATTTTATACTTCAGCAGGTAGTGAGAAACCAGCTTTTGTAAAGGTTGGAGATAAAGTGAAAAAAGGCGATGTACTTTGTATCATAGAGGCTATGAAGATTATGAACGAAATACAAAGCGAAGTGGATGGAGAAATTGTTGAAGTACTAGTTTCTAACGAACAGATGGTAGAATACGGCCAGAAGTTGTTCAGAATTAAATAATAGGAGCTGATTTATATGTTAGATATAAAGCAAATACAAGAAATAATTCCACATAGATATCCATTTCTATTAATAGATAGAGTTTTAGAACTTGAAGAAGGAAAGAGAGCAGTAGCAATAAAAAATGTGACAGCAAATGAAAACTTCTTTCAAGGACATTTTCCAGGTCATCCAGTAATGCCAGGAGTTTTAATAGTTGAAGCTTTAGCGCAAACAGGAGCTGTAGCATTACTTTCGTTAGAAGAAAATAAAGGTAAGATAGCTTTCTTTGGCCGCATCGATAAAGTTAAATTTAGAAGACAGGTAGTTCCTGGAGATACTTTAAGACTTGAAGTTGAGATAATTAAAGCAAAAGGACCAGCTGGTATAGGAAAAGGCATAGCATACGTAGGCGATGAAAAAGCTGTTGAAGGCGAGTTTATGTTCGCTATAGGAGACTAATTCCTTAATTGAGGTGATTAAATGATAAGAAAGATACTTATAGCCAATAGAGGAGAAATAGCAGTAAGAATAATAAGAGCATGTAGAGAGATGGGAATAGAAACTGTAGCTGTTTACTCAGAAGCAGATAGAGATTCCCTGCATGCACAAGTTGCTGATGAAGCAGTTTGTATAGGACCTGCAAAATCTAAGGATAGCTATTTAAATATGGGCAATATAATCAGTGCCGCAGTACTTACAGGAGCACAGGCTATTCACCCAGGATTCGGATTTTTATCAGAGAACTCAGTATTTGCAAGAATGTGTGAAGAATGCAATATTAAGTTTATAGGACCATCACCTAGTACTATAGAAATGATGGGAGATAAATCAAAAGCAAGAGAAGTAATGATAGATGCTGGAGTTCCAGTTGTTCCTGGAACAGAAGGTATTATAGAAACTTTAGAAGAAGCTTATAATAGTGCTGAGAATATAGGATATCCTGTTATGGTAAAAGCTTCTGCTGGTGGTGGCGGAAAAGGTATTAGAATTGTTCATAAAAGGGAAGAATTAGAGAAGGCATATGAAACAGCAAAAAGTGAAGCAAAGGTAAACTTTGGAGATGACAGGATCTATATGGAAAAGTTTATAGAAAATCCTAGACATATAGAGTTTCAGATATTAGGTGATGAGCACGGAAACATAATTCACCTAGGAGAAAGAGACTGTTCACTTCAAAGAAGAAACCAAAAGGTTTTAGAAGAAGCTCCTTCTGTTGTTTTAGACAAGGACTTGAGAGACAGAATGGGAAATGCTGCAGTAAAAGCTGCAAAAGCTGTGGACTATAAAAATGCCGGAACTATAGAATTTCTTCTTGATAAAAATGGAAGATTCTACTTTATGGAAATGAACACTAGAATACAGGTTGAGCATCCAGTCACTGAGATGGTTACAGGTATTGACTTAGTGAAAGAGCAAATTAAAATAGCAGCAGGAGAAAAACTTTCAATTACACAAGAGAGCTTAGAGATAAAGGGTCATGCTATTGAGTGTAGAATAAACGCCGAAAATCCACATAGAAACTTTGCACCTTCTCCAGGAAAGATAGAATTTCTTTTCATGCCAGGAGGAAATGGTGTAAGAATTGACAGTGCAGTGTATAATGGATATGTAATTCCACCTCATTATGATTCTATGATAGCGAAACTAATAGTTTTTGGTAAAACTAGAGAAGAAGCTATAGAAAAGATGAAAAGAGCCTTGTGGGAATTCACTATAGATGGTATTGATAATAATATAGACTTTCAATTAGAAATATTGAATCATCCGAAATTTATAGATGGAAAGTTTGATACCGGATTTATAAATAAGGAAATAATAAAATAATAGGTGAAAGCTTATGGGATTGTTTAAAAAGAAAAAATATTTTACTGTTCCTATGAATGTAGAAACAAGTAAGGCAGAGGAGGAGAATCAACCTGCAATTCCGGATGGAATGTGGGTTAAATGCAACTCCTGTGGAAAGATTATATACAAAAAAGAAATAGATGAAAATCATAAAATCTGCACTAACTGTGGTGGATACTTTAGAATGTCTGCAGATGAGAGAATAGCATCAATAATTGATAGGGGAACTTTTAAGGAATTTAACTATGGAATGATAGCTAAAAATCCATTAAATTTCCCTGGATACAAAGATAAGCTTATTGAAAGTCAAGAAAAATCAGGTATCACTGACGGAGTAACTACTGGTCTTGGAAAGGTGAACGGCAAAAATGTAGTATTAGCTGTTATGGATAGTAATTTTATGATGGGTAGTATGGGCTCTGTAGTAGGAGAAAAGATAACTCAAGCTATAGAGATTGCCACAGCTAGAAAAGAACCAGTAATTATCTTTACATGTTCTGGTGGAGCTAGAATGCAGGAAGGCATTCTTTCACTAATGCAAATGGCGAAAACAAGTGCTGCTTTAAAGCGACATGATGAGGCAGGTTTATTATATATATCAGTTATTACAGATCCTACAACTGGTGGAGTTACAGCTTCTTTTGCCAGTCTAGGTGATATAATTTTGGCTGAACCTAAAGCTCTTATAGGTTTCGCAGGAAGAAGAGTAATAGAACAGACCATAAAACAAAAGCTTCCAGATGAATTTCAAACTTCTGAGTTTTTATTAGAACATGGCTTTGTTGATAAAATAGTGAAGAGAGAAGAAATGAAGGAAACTTTATCAGTACTTCTTTTGCTTCATGGATGTAAATAAGGATGTGACTTTATGAGTGAAGTATTAAGTGCATGGGAAAGATTAATGATAGCACGTATGGCTGATAGGCCAACTGCTTTAGATTATATTGATAGAATATTTACTTCTTTTGTTGAACTTCATGGAGATAGATCCTTTGGAGATGACAAATCTATAGTTAGCGGTATTGGAATGTTAGATGGTGAACCTGTTACTATAATTGGCATTCAAAGAGGAAGAGATATTAAGGAAAATATAGAAAGAAATTTTGGAAGCCCAAATCCAGAAGGATATAGGAAAGCTTTGAGACATATGAAGATGGCTGAAAAGTTCAATAGGCCTATAATATGTCTAGTAGATACAAAAGGAGCTTTCTGTGGTGTAGGAGCTGAAGAAAGAGGCCAAGGAGAAGCAATTGCAAAAAACCTTATGGAGATGGCTGGCATGAATGTTCCTATGATATCTATAATAATAGGCGAAGGTGGAAGCGGTGGTGCACTTGCTTTAGCTTTAGCGGATAGAGTATGGATGCTTGAAAACTCAATATATTCAATTCTTTCACCAGAAGGTTTCGCATCTATATTGTGGAAGGATTCAAAAAGAGCTAAGGAAGCTGCTGAAGTTATGAAGATAACATCTTTGGATCTATATAAGATGGGTGTCATCGATAAGATAATAAAAGAACCTGTTGGTGGGGCTCAAAAAGATGTGGATTTTGTAAGTATAAGCATAAAGGAAAACCTAGTAAAAGAACTTAAAGTTCTAAAAGAAAAAACAAAAGAAGAATTACTAGAGTTTAGATATAGAAGATTTAGAAAATATGGTGAATTTGATTATATATAATAGGCATAAAAAATCTCTAATGTATCTTTCATTAGTGATTTTTTTACTGTATAGGAAAGTATAAAATCCAAAGGGACTCAAAGTGAGCCCTTTGGATTTTATACATACCCATTTAATCCTCTTATTGAGACTTCTCCAGAATAAAGAGGTCTTACACTACCATCTTCATAGGAAACCATAAGGTTCCCATCTTCATTTAAATCTATTGCTTTCGCAAAAGTTTCATTTCCTCTATGTATTATCTTTATATCTTTTCCTAAAACTGATGAATTTGATTTACATATGTCTAAAGCTGTCTGTACAGAGCCGTTTAGTAGGAATTCTTTGTAAAGTATTTCAAAATTATTAAGGATATCAGCTAAAAGGATTTTTCTATCAACTACTTTAGAACCTTCTATCCTAAGAGAAGTTGCTTTATCTATAACTTCTTCAGGAAAATCTGATGATTCCAGATTCACATTGATTCCCATGCCAATTACTATGTAATTAATTTGAGATAGTTCACAACTCATCTCAATTAAAATTCCACCAATTTTTTTATTGTTAAGGATTATATCATTTGGCCATTTTATCATAGTATTAAATCCATGTTTAAGCATTGCTAAATGTACTGCTGCAGCAGCAACTTGGGTTATTCTAGTAACCAATATTGGGTCAATGGCTGGTTTTAATATAACTGAGAACCATATGCCCTTATATTTAGGCGATATCCATGTTCTATCAAAGCGACCTTTACCTAAGGTTTGCTCTTCGGCAATAACAACAGTTCCGTCTTTGGCTTCGGTGGCTATTTTTTTACTATAGGTATTTGTGGAGTCTATCGAGTCAAAATATAAGATATCTTTAACAAAGTTGCTGTTGTTTAAATAAGGCTTTAGCTCTGATTTATTCAAATGATCTGGAGAGAATATAAGCTTATAACCTTTTTTTGTGTAGGACTCTATATTGTATCCGTCTTCCTTCAAAGATTTTATGCTTTTCCATACTGCAGATCTTGTTATTCCAAATTCCTTGCAGATAGTTTCACCAGATACGAAATCTTTACTTTCCTTTAGTATTTCTAAAATTTTTTCCTTCATAAAACACCTTTATCCTATAAATCATTCTTTTTTAAAGAGTATGAGTACTATTATTAATAAAGCTACTGAAGTTAAGGCTATAGTACCACCTGGAGCAGAATTAAAATAATAGGATGTTATAAGTCCTACTAAAATATCTATAACTCCAAAAATCATTGAAAGGATTAAAGTAACTGAAAAACCCTTTTTCATCTGCATAGCTGTAGCCACAGGAACTACAATTATGGAGGATATAACTAATATTCCCATGACCCTTATAGAAACAGATATGGTTGCACCTACAATTAATGTAAAAATGTAGTTGACCAATTTTACATTGATTCCAGATACTTTTGCACCTTCTTCATCAAAGGTTGTATATATTAATTTCTTATAAAGTAGTGCTATGGTTACAAAGCATATCAATCCTATAATGCTTATGAGATACAAATCGCTTTTAGAAACAGTCAAAATACTTCCAAAGAGATAACTGTTAACTTTGGCACTGGCTTTACCACTACTTATTAATACAATGGCTATACCTAAACTTAATGTTAAAATTATAGACATTACAAGTTCTGCATACTTTTTAAAGTAATCTCTTAATAACTCTATTACAATGGCGCATACGGATGTGAAAATAAATGCTGTAATTATTGGGTTAAAACCAAAAACTAATCCGATTGCTACTCCAGCAAAAGACGAATGTGATAACGTATCTCCAATCATAGAGTATCTTTTTAAAACTAAGAATAAACCTATACAGGGACATAACAGTGATATAATAAATCCTGCAAGAAAGGCATTCCTCATAAACTCAAGTTCAAACATACTATTCTACCTTCCTATCTAAGTAAATTCTATTGTCACTGATTATCTTTTTGTATTGATCTACTTCATACAGTGTTGCTGAACCTTCATAAAGTTCAAGGATATGTGTAGAGTAATCTATTGCCATTCTTAAATTATGTTCTACAGAAATTACAGTTATTTTGTGCTGTTGATTAAGCTTTCTTATTAAGTCATAAATTTCTTTCTGAGATAAATGGTCTACCCCTGTACTCAATTCATCTAAAAATAATAATTCAGGCTCTCCCATTAATGCTCTAGATATAAAAATCTTTTGTTGCTGTCCACCTGAAAGGGCACCGATAAGTTTATTACAATACTGAAGCATGTTGACTTTCTCAAGAGCTCTATTTATAGATGATTTATCCTTAAGATTAAGAGCGTTAGCATGGCAGTCTAATACTTCTTTGACTGTAATGGTAAACTGAGAATTAAAGCTATCAACTTTTTGTGGAACATAACCTATTTTACTTGTATTAAGTTCTACTTTGCCTTTATTAGGCGATAATTGGTTTAACATTAATTTAACTAATGTAGTTTTAGAACTACCGTTAGGACCTATTACTGAAACAAAAGCTCCTTTTGGAATATGTAAATTAATGTTATTTAATATATAAGGTTCTTTACCTGTATATGAAAAACATAAATCTTTAACTTTTATCAAATTTATCAGCTCCGTTTTATAATCTAAAGTTTATTATACAACTAAATGCAAATGGTTTGCAACAAAAGGACAAGATAAATACATTTAGTTTTATAAAAACTAGTTATTTTTAGCTGCTAATGTTGAAATATCCTTTACATCATCTAACTTCCACATGCTACCTTTAGTTTTAGATAGAGAAAGTTGATATTTTTTTCTTATGTGTGGGGATTCGTAATATAAACCTTCAACTTCCACTATAGCTTTATTATCATCAGAAAATAACAGCTTCATTCCATTTACGGTAAGAACTTTACTTTTGTTAAATATTCCAGTAGTCATATAGTGGTTAGTAGCATAATTAAGATCCTTACATTTAGAATTGGTCATATTTATGTTTATCAAAGAAATTATAGAAATTACTATGGCTGAAGCTAAGGCTACTCTTGCAAATCTAAACTTATTAGCTAATCTTTTTTTGTTTTTAATTGGGATTATACTTTCCATATGATGACTCCTTAAGTGTTTAAATTTTTGAAATTATAAATGCTCACAATAAAAATATATTACCAAATTATGTAAAATAAATAAAGCTTAATGAATAATATTTCATATATACTAGAAGCTATGGACAAAATAAATCTAGTATATAAAGTTATTATTAAAATAAAATGTATAAGAATACTTGAAAATATGGTTATTATAACAATATAATATACTTATAATTTTTTTAAGATTGAAAGGATGAGCGTTATGGATTTTTCATCATTAGTACTTATAGAGAAAGATAAGGAAACAGGAAATATATTAAGTGAGTTAGGCAGCTACTCAGTAAATGAAGGTGCTGTTTATGTTACAAAATTATATTGTATAGATAATGAAGTAAGTTTATATTTTGACACAAAGAGAGATGTGGAAGAATGGGAATATTCAGCTATATTTGATCTTTTTGAGATAGAAGCTTTTGAAGAACTTGGTTACAAAATACAGGAAAAGGATGAAGAATATAATCCAACTTGGGTGGTAAGTTTTCCATATGATACTGAGCATGAGGAGACTAGAGCTGTTATTAACGAATTATGTTCTATTATAAAGGATAAAATAGAAAAAGTTTTTGAAGATATTAAAGGTAAGGAAGATGAATATAAATAGATTAATAACATTTAACATATTTTTATAATAACTTTAAAGGTAAAAGTTAATTATATCATATGAAGTAATTTTTATTTGAAATTAATGAGAGGAGAATGAGAAATGGCTGAAGTAAAAAGTCTTAAAAAAAGAGAAGAAATAGACTTAAAATACAAGTGGAAAGTAGAAAAGATATATAATAGCACAGAGCAGTGGGAAGCTGATTTTAAAAGCTTAAAAGAAGAAGCTCTAGAGACAAGAAAGTATGAAGGGAAATTAGGCGATAGTAAAGTTTTAGAAACTTTTCTAAAGCTTAATGAGAAGATCGTAAGAAAAGCAGAAAAGTTAATGGTATATGCTCACTTAAGATCTGATGAAGATACTTCAAATCCTGAGTTCCAGATAATAAGAAGTAAAATAGATTCTTATTTCGCTGAACTTGCTAGTTATGTTGCATTTTTTGAACCAGAGATTTTAGCTCTGCCAGATGGTACTATAGAAAGATTTCTTCAAGAAAACCCTGAATTAAAGGTTTATGATTTCTTGTTAAAGAGTATCTTGAAAGAGAAACCACATATACTTACAAAAGAAATGGAAGAATTGTTAGCTTCAGTATCAGATTGTTTAGATGCACCTTCTAATATTCACAACATGCTTACTAATGCTGATATGAAGTTTTCGGTTATTAAAGATGAAGACGGCAACGATGTGGAACTTACAGAAGGGAATTATTCAGGCTTTATAAGAAGTAAG
Proteins encoded in this region:
- the fabD gene encoding ACP S-malonyltransferase; translation: MMKIALLFSGQGAQYVGMGKELYDNYEVAREIFNEADEALGFSLKAMCFEGPDTELNKTENTQPAILTTSIAALKVIQEKGINFDVVAGLSLGEYSAHVAAGTMSFNDAVTLVKKRGFFMQEAVPLGVGAMSAVLGMDKDVLNSCVNECKEFGVVEVANYNCPDQIVIAGEKDAVEKCGALLAERGAKRVIPLTVSGPFHTSMMKPASERLFGELDKIELNELSIPLISNVTAEYVSSTTDIKPLLVKQVMSSVKWEDSIKLMINDGVDTFIEVGPGRALSGFVRKISRNVNIFNVEDIKSLDKTIDGLSKLN
- the fabG gene encoding 3-oxoacyl-[acyl-carrier-protein] reductase is translated as MLKGKTAVITGGSRGIGKAIAIKLAEMGANIVVNYRSSSIDEVLTEIKSFGVNAIGVQCDISNSEDADKLIKTAFAEFGSVDILVNNAGITKDGLIMRMKDQDFDSVINTNLKGTFNTIRSASSIMMKQRSGKIVNLTSVVGITGNAGQANYAASKAGVIGLTKSVARELASRGITCNAVAPGFIETDMTDALSDKVKEATLNTIPLKKLGTTEDVANLVGFLASDLSNYITGQVINVDGGMVM
- the fabF gene encoding beta-ketoacyl-ACP synthase II, with product MERRVVVTGMGAITPLGNSVDSFWNGIKEGVCGVNEIKAFDTTEQKVKLAAEVKDFVPEEYIDRKEVRRMDRYCQFALAAAQQAVENSKLDLDKVNKERLGVIVGSGIGGLATIEEQTIKLHEKGPTRVSPFFIPMSISNMAAGNIAIRFGAKGICTSVITACASATNSIGEAFRNIKFGYSDIMIAGGAEASITPLGIAGFASMNALSKNENPKRASIPFDKDREGFVMGEGAGILILEELDHALARGAKIYGEVVGYGSTCDAYHMTSPSPEGEGAARAMELAITEGNISKEEVSYINAHGTSTPYNDKFETVAIKRLFGEQAYKVPVSSTKSMTGHLLGAAGAIEAIVAIKAVEENYIPATIGYENVDEDCDLDYVVNTGRNQEVKYVLSNSLGFGGHNGVLLFKKWTER
- the accB gene encoding acetyl-CoA carboxylase biotin carboxyl carrier protein gives rise to the protein MDYASIKELIGIINSSDLTNFEMEFDGVSLKMSKDNNVSAPKTTTTKEIKAVEASKLEYISESKTEKVVEEVEVKGGTYVNSPIVGTFYTSAGSEKPAFVKVGDKVKKGDVLCIIEAMKIMNEIQSEVDGEIVEVLVSNEQMVEYGQKLFRIK
- the fabZ gene encoding 3-hydroxyacyl-ACP dehydratase FabZ produces the protein MLDIKQIQEIIPHRYPFLLIDRVLELEEGKRAVAIKNVTANENFFQGHFPGHPVMPGVLIVEALAQTGAVALLSLEENKGKIAFFGRIDKVKFRRQVVPGDTLRLEVEIIKAKGPAGIGKGIAYVGDEKAVEGEFMFAIGD
- a CDS encoding acetyl-CoA carboxylase biotin carboxylase subunit — encoded protein: MIRKILIANRGEIAVRIIRACREMGIETVAVYSEADRDSLHAQVADEAVCIGPAKSKDSYLNMGNIISAAVLTGAQAIHPGFGFLSENSVFARMCEECNIKFIGPSPSTIEMMGDKSKAREVMIDAGVPVVPGTEGIIETLEEAYNSAENIGYPVMVKASAGGGGKGIRIVHKREELEKAYETAKSEAKVNFGDDRIYMEKFIENPRHIEFQILGDEHGNIIHLGERDCSLQRRNQKVLEEAPSVVLDKDLRDRMGNAAVKAAKAVDYKNAGTIEFLLDKNGRFYFMEMNTRIQVEHPVTEMVTGIDLVKEQIKIAAGEKLSITQESLEIKGHAIECRINAENPHRNFAPSPGKIEFLFMPGGNGVRIDSAVYNGYVIPPHYDSMIAKLIVFGKTREEAIEKMKRALWEFTIDGIDNNIDFQLEILNHPKFIDGKFDTGFINKEIIK
- the accD gene encoding acetyl-CoA carboxylase, carboxyltransferase subunit beta, with translation MGLFKKKKYFTVPMNVETSKAEEENQPAIPDGMWVKCNSCGKIIYKKEIDENHKICTNCGGYFRMSADERIASIIDRGTFKEFNYGMIAKNPLNFPGYKDKLIESQEKSGITDGVTTGLGKVNGKNVVLAVMDSNFMMGSMGSVVGEKITQAIEIATARKEPVIIFTCSGGARMQEGILSLMQMAKTSAALKRHDEAGLLYISVITDPTTGGVTASFASLGDIILAEPKALIGFAGRRVIEQTIKQKLPDEFQTSEFLLEHGFVDKIVKREEMKETLSVLLLLHGCK
- a CDS encoding acetyl-CoA carboxylase carboxyltransferase subunit alpha; its protein translation is MSEVLSAWERLMIARMADRPTALDYIDRIFTSFVELHGDRSFGDDKSIVSGIGMLDGEPVTIIGIQRGRDIKENIERNFGSPNPEGYRKALRHMKMAEKFNRPIICLVDTKGAFCGVGAEERGQGEAIAKNLMEMAGMNVPMISIIIGEGGSGGALALALADRVWMLENSIYSILSPEGFASILWKDSKRAKEAAEVMKITSLDLYKMGVIDKIIKEPVGGAQKDVDFVSISIKENLVKELKVLKEKTKEELLEFRYRRFRKYGEFDYI
- a CDS encoding biotin--[acetyl-CoA-carboxylase] ligase; this translates as MKEKILEILKESKDFVSGETICKEFGITRSAVWKSIKSLKEDGYNIESYTKKGYKLIFSPDHLNKSELKPYLNNSNFVKDILYFDSIDSTNTYSKKIATEAKDGTVVIAEEQTLGKGRFDRTWISPKYKGIWFSVILKPAIDPILVTRITQVAAAAVHLAMLKHGFNTMIKWPNDIILNNKKIGGILIEMSCELSQINYIVIGMGINVNLESSDFPEEVIDKATSLRIEGSKVVDRKILLADILNNFEILYKEFLLNGSVQTALDICKSNSSVLGKDIKIIHRGNETFAKAIDLNEDGNLMVSYEDGSVRPLYSGEVSIRGLNGYV
- a CDS encoding metal ABC transporter permease yields the protein MFELEFMRNAFLAGFIISLLCPCIGLFLVLKRYSMIGDTLSHSSFAGVAIGLVFGFNPIITAFIFTSVCAIVIELLRDYFKKYAELVMSIILTLSLGIAIVLISSGKASAKVNSYLFGSILTVSKSDLYLISIIGLICFVTIALLYKKLIYTTFDEEGAKVSGINVKLVNYIFTLIVGATISVSIRVMGILVISSIIVVPVATAMQMKKGFSVTLILSMIFGVIDILVGLITSYYFNSAPGGTIALTSVALLIIVLILFKKE
- a CDS encoding metal ABC transporter ATP-binding protein, with the translated sequence MIKVKDLCFSYTGKEPYILNNINLHIPKGAFVSVIGPNGSSKTTLVKLMLNQLSPNKGKVELNTSKIGYVPQKVDSFNSQFTITVKEVLDCHANALNLKDKSSINRALEKVNMLQYCNKLIGALSGGQQQKIFISRALMGEPELLFLDELSTGVDHLSQKEIYDLIRKLNQQHKITVISVEHNLRMAIDYSTHILELYEGSATLYEVDQYKKIISDNRIYLDRKVE
- a CDS encoding DUF6762 family protein — protein: MDFSSLVLIEKDKETGNILSELGSYSVNEGAVYVTKLYCIDNEVSLYFDTKRDVEEWEYSAIFDLFEIEAFEELGYKIQEKDEEYNPTWVVSFPYDTEHEETRAVINELCSIIKDKIEKVFEDIKGKEDEYK